In Longimicrobium sp., the sequence GCTTGCGGCGCGCCATGCAGGACTTCCTGGGCACCGGGCCCTCGGCGCTGCGGAAGGAGGGGGCGTTCGGGCGTGCGTCGCGGGTGTTCCTGGGCGAGCTTTCCATCACCCGGGCGGAGCGGCGAGACCGCTACTCGCTGCGCTTCTGATCAGGGGAAAGAACGGTCGAAGTCCAGGAGCAGCGTGCGCCATCCGGCTCCCTGCACCACGAGCGCGCCCACGTAGCCGGGGCCGGGGTGAAGCTCCCGCATCGTCCAGCGGCCCGCCTCGGCTGGATCGCCGCGGGTGGCCAGCAGCCGGGCCGGCTCGCCGGGGAGGAACGACACGTCGAAGCGGTCCAGGGGCATCGAAAGCCCCTCGCCGACGGCCTTGATGTACGCCTCCTTGCGCGTCCAGCACTGGAAGAACGCCAGGTCGCGCTCCCCCTCGGGCACCGTGGCGAACGACTCGTTCTCCGGCGCGGAAAAGAAGCGCCGGGCGATGTCGATACCGTCGGGCATGGGCTTCAGCCGCTCCAGGTCTACCCCGATCTCCCTCTGCAGCGTTATCGCGTACAGCGCCAGGTCTCCCGCGTTCGACACGTTGAACGACACCCCGGACCAAGCGGCCGGCCCGTCCAGCGCGGGCTTCTGGTACGGGCTGAGGCGGTAGGCGAGCGCGGCCGGCGCCACGCCGGTGTATCGCGACAGGATCTCCCGCTGGATCCCCCGGCCGGCCACGAACGCCTGGCGCAGCTCCGGAAAGCGAAAGCGGTCTGCCCGGGTCCGCTCGTCGGCGGAAAGGTGCGCCTCCAGCCTGCGCAGCACCGAGCCCGGCGGGCGCAGCGAGGCGCGCCACACGTGCACCTCGTCGGACGCGAGCGCCGGGCCCGCGGGAGGCGCCGGCGCCCAGGCGTGCTCAGCCATGGGCGGCCACGATGGGCCGCAGCTCGCGCGAAAGCGCCGCGAGCACCTGGGGGCGGTCGCTGTTCAGGAAGAAGTGGTCGCCGGGGAACATCTGCATGCGGAACTCCCCCGTCGTCTGCTCCCGCCAGGCTTCTACCTGCTCTCGCGGCACCTCGTCGTCCCGCTCGCCGCCGAACGCCGTGATCGGCACGTCCAGGGGCGGCTCGGCATCGTACCGGTAGGTTTCGCCCAGCGAGAAGTCGGCGCGGAGCACCGGCTCCAGAAGCTCCATGATCTCGGCGTTCGCCAGGATCTCCTCGGGCGTGCCGTTATAGCGGCGCAGCGCGTCGATGAACTCGCCGTAGGGGAGCGCGTGGATGGGCGGCTCTTCGTCCGCCAGCTGCGGGGCGGGGCGCCCGGAGGCCACCAGCAGCTGCGGCATGGGCCCGCCCGCGCGCCGAAGCCGCCGCGCCAGCTCGAACGCCATCAGCCCGCCGTTGCTGTGGCCGAACAGCACGAAGGGCCGGTCCAGCAGCGGCGTGAGCTCGCGGTGAATCGCATCCGCCAGCTCGTGAAGGTTGCCGATCGGCGTTTCGCCGATGCGCGCCTCGCGGCCCGGCGGCTGTACCCCCACGACCTCCACCTCCGCCGGCAGGCCACGCGGCCAGGTGTTGAAGATGCTCGCCCCGCCCCCCGCGTAGGGAAAACAGAACAGCCGCACGCGGGCGGCCGGGTTGGGGGTGGGGACGAGGGTCCATCGGTTCATCGATCCGGCTCTGCTCATGGCGTCGTTCCGTGCCGCGAGGACGTCCGCGCGGCGGGTGGATGGGGTTGGACGAACGGGTCAGGCGGGGGGAGCCGCGCGCTCCACTTCCCAGCGGCCCAGCGTGACCTGCTGGATCTGGG encodes:
- a CDS encoding thioesterase II family protein is translated as MSRAGSMNRWTLVPTPNPAARVRLFCFPYAGGGASIFNTWPRGLPAEVEVVGVQPPGREARIGETPIGNLHELADAIHRELTPLLDRPFVLFGHSNGGLMAFELARRLRRAGGPMPQLLVASGRPAPQLADEEPPIHALPYGEFIDALRRYNGTPEEILANAEIMELLEPVLRADFSLGETYRYDAEPPLDVPITAFGGERDDEVPREQVEAWREQTTGEFRMQMFPGDHFFLNSDRPQVLAALSRELRPIVAAHG
- a CDS encoding 4'-phosphopantetheinyl transferase family protein, which translates into the protein MAEHAWAPAPPAGPALASDEVHVWRASLRPPGSVLRRLEAHLSADERTRADRFRFPELRQAFVAGRGIQREILSRYTGVAPAALAYRLSPYQKPALDGPAAWSGVSFNVSNAGDLALYAITLQREIGVDLERLKPMPDGIDIARRFFSAPENESFATVPEGERDLAFFQCWTRKEAYIKAVGEGLSMPLDRFDVSFLPGEPARLLATRGDPAEAGRWTMRELHPGPGYVGALVVQGAGWRTLLLDFDRSFP